Proteins encoded within one genomic window of Misgurnus anguillicaudatus chromosome 18, ASM2758022v2, whole genome shotgun sequence:
- the LOC129428943 gene encoding macoilin, whose amino-acid sequence MKKRYMDIGRLRKMKKIKLTEKISESAYSVLKLMIVWMLVLFADFILEFRLEYLWPCWLFLGTVYTTFHCHGLAICVVFVCAAFTLDLFCLVFVPLHWLFFAASTYVLLNYMWHTEKGICMSTVTLWILLVYMEASLRLRDLKSPYANLSHLFAAHCIGYPLVYMGFDATCYFSSMFKLRTQKSIPSENDLNVDLLQQSLPPYMHLYPKLWMEDPKFKMTKSKPTQYQCPNDNITSDDKQNMEDCLQIHRLPGRPERDSNPGPKHRGGELHVDSTSMLEISENLPQEDQSVKAPRPSKSSLPKVHRGSLNIPNSKGEKRQKAPKAINSTGDAAAERCSTNIPSPPNPHADQMLKLEQEMRRMKTELQASRQSEQELRSHICNLTNSEHSLRPEVSLLRHANELLQNKIQCLTKSRQKDKQNCSLLEKKIRMETEARLSVEKQLVEVRAQKFDEASILLRNASHRQEHSETQMLKKKAKDLDAEYRQVQLEYQEKENRLITLENEVETLQRNRCTEQEADVLLSALSSLQDKAQHLEYNLSAETRLKLDLFSALGDARRQLEIAQVKIVKQDHEAREMKQKLAEAMAVAPGMSYMTPRSSMPQYLKIFNSERYMLNPRTLMYQCLKK is encoded by the exons ATGAAGAAACGCTACATGGATATAGGCAGGCTACGGAAAATGAAAAAGATCAAACTCACAGAGAAGATTTCCGAAAG CGCTTACTCTGTTCTGAAGTTGATGATTGTCTGGATGCTGGTGCTGTTTGCTGACTTTATCTTGGAGTTCAGACTGGAATACCTGTGGCCCTGTTGGCTCTTTTTAGGGACCGTCTACACCACGTTCCACTGTCATGGGCTG GCCATCTGTGTGGTTTTTGTGTGCGCAGCGTTTACTCTGGACTTATTCTGTTTAGTTTTTGTACCCCTACACTGGCTGTTTTTTGCAGCCAGCACATATGTTTTACTCAACTATATGTGGCATACAG AAAAGGGAATCTGTATGTCAACTGTGACATTATGGATACTCTTAGTGTATATGGAGGCCTCTCTACGGCTGCGGGACCTGAAGAGTCCCTATGCAAATCTGTCCCATCTATTTGCTGCACACTG CATTGGTTATCCGCTAGTGTATATGGGATTTGATGCAACATGCTACTTCTCCAGTATGTTTAAGCTGCGCACTCAGAAATCCATTCCAAGTGAAAACGACCTCAACGTGGATCTCTTGCAACAATCCCTACCTCCATATATGCACCTGTACCCGAAATTGTGGATGGAAG ATCCCAAGTTCAAGATGACCAAATCCAAGCCAACGCAATACCAGTGTCCAAACGATAACATCACATCAGATGACAAGCAAAACATGGAAGACTGTCTGCAAATCCACAGACTTCCTGGAAGACCTGAAAGAGACTCAAATCCAGGGCCAAAGCATCGTGGAGGTGAACTTCACGTGGACTCTACGTCCATGCTGGAAATCTCTGAAAACCTACCTCAGGAGGATCAGAGCGTTAAAGCTCCTAGACCTTCCAAGAGCTCCCTGCCTAAAGTGCATCGAGGTTCACTAAACATCCCTAATAGCAAAGGGGAGAAAAGGCAGAAAGCCCCCAAAGCCATCAACTCTACAGGGGACGCTGCAGCGGAAAGGTGCTCGACCAACATCCCAAGTCCTCCGAACCCACATGCTGACCAGATGTTGAA GCTGGAACAAGAGATGAGGAGAATGAAGACTGAACTGCAAGCGAGCAGACAGAGCGAGCAAGAACTGCGCAGTCACATTTGTAATCTCACCAACAGTGAACACAGTCTGCGGCCAGAAGTCTCTTTGCTCAGACATGCAAATGAACTTCTGCAGAACAA GATTCAGTGTCTGACAAAATCCCGACAGAAGGACAAACAAAACTGTTCCCTGCTGGAGAAGAAAATCCGAATGGAAACAGAGGCTCGGCTTTCAGTAGAAAAACAACTTGTGGAAGTCAGAGCCCAAAAATTTGATGAAGCGTCTATTTTGCTTCGAAATGCATCACACAG GCAGGAACACAGTGAAACTCAAATGCTAAAGAAAAAAGCTAAAGATCTTGATGCCGAGTATAGACAAGTACAGCTGGAATACCAGGAGAAAGAGAACCGATTGATAACTCTAGAAAATGAAGTGGAG ACTCTCCAAAGGAACCGATGCACGGAGCAGGAGGCAGATGTCTTGCTCTCAGCTCTCTCCTCTTTGCAGGACAAGGCACAGCATTTAGAGTACAACCTAAGTGCAGAAACCCGTCTCAAACTAGATCTCTTCTCTGCACTCGGAGATGCCCGCAGACAGCTGGAGATAGCTCAAG